From one Thamnophis elegans isolate rThaEle1 chromosome 7, rThaEle1.pri, whole genome shotgun sequence genomic stretch:
- the LOC116510925 gene encoding protein NYNRIN-like, translated as MVTLNIGGQQTTFLVDTGAGRSVINNPITTPGPYQIQVQGVSGQIVGRQVLKPVTCTFKGSEIQHEFLYIPECPVPLLGRDLLSKLGATISFDEGKQYLTVSHRPDEMWRLMVVRTSEEECTDIWREFDVPGLWAEDNPPGFAAHHPPIIVELKPLATPVHIGQQRPYWREAILAIYDCILTYLDAGVLVPIQSPWNTPILPILKSDGSFRPVQDLRVVNERTVTIHPSVSNPYTLLSLIPPNATWFSVIDLKDAFFTIPIHPVSQPLFAFEWENPYTGTRSQYTWTRLPQGFKNSPTLFGTALAKDLQYFIPFQQGDSVLQYVDDVLVTGQSRDGCWENTRRMLCLLLDCGYRASRSKAQLVQQKVRYLGYDITQGQRALGPERKQALLNLARPTDRRQLRGFLGLAGFCRIWIPNYALMAAPLYSSTKGSKTDPFIWTKEQDQAFDAIKEALLRAPALALPNLSKPFNLYVDTRKNVALGVLTQQLGQWQQPVAYLSKQLDAVAQGWPHCLKALAAIAELLQDCNKLTFSCPIKVHTPHSVQAILDQKGHLWISNQRIIKYQAMMIENPQVHLVVSTSLNPATLLPTETEVEHDCVQVLETVYSTRPDLTDIPLPQVDYNWYTDGSSYIHQGMRVAGYAIVDDKGVIESGPLGAGKSAQVAELWALIRALERAEGERLNVWTDSKYAFLTLHAHGAVYKERGFRDSAGKYIQHSHLIQRLIDAVQKPKRVAVMHCRGHQRGDDRIVVGNRTADAEARAAALRHEPLPDMYINVALDLGVIPVDIQPSYSLSECEKAVNDLMAVIDKGWYILPDGRIYVPSTVAWQLVRSTHETTHMGKTALESALMRDYYIDGLAGMAVKVASSCETCARVNPRQGPSLPPGTIPIAYYPMDTVMIDFTDMPRSGFYRAMLVIVDLYTGWPEAFPTRTKKAQEVAKVLLKEIIPRFGNPSFISSDNGPEFVHHINRAIAQAIGVKWRFHSSFHPQSGSPVERMNRTLKEKITKICAETHLKWPDALPLALYAIRSAPRRQHRLSPYELMFGRPPTLLRRNLAGWPDLGHKGGVWAMEMVQELNKQVEKLRDYVLEQTPPRLVTKCHSFKPGDRVWVKHWKKEQLEGRWKGPYEVIMTSPLAVKIAESKTWIHWTRVKKAADKQWTTHPSDQPLKLKLIRR; from the coding sequence ATGGTTACGTTGAATATTGGGGGTCAACAGACTACCTTTTTAGTAGACACAGGGGCTGGACGATCGGTAATAAATAACCCAATAACCACCCCTGGCCCATACCAAATTCAAGTACAAGGAGTGTCTGGACAAATTGTAGGACGTCAAGTCTTGAAACCAGTCACCTGTACTTTCAAGGGCTCTGAAATTCAACATGAGTTCCTGTATATACCCGAATGTCCGGTCCCGTTGTTGGGTAGGGATCTGTTAAGTAAGTTAGGAGCAACTATTTCCTTTGATGAGGGAAAGCAGTATCTCACTGTTAGCCACCGTCCTGATGAAATGTGGAGGTTGATGGTAGTCAGGACATCTGAGGAGGAATGTACGGACATATGGAGGGAATTTGATGTGCCAGGATTATGGGCTGAGGATAACCCTCCGGGGTTTGCAGCACATCACCCCCCTATTATTGTGGAATTGAAGCCCCTGGCAACTCCTGTTCACATTGGGCAGCAACGACCCTATTGGAGGGAAGCCATCCTAGCTATATACGACTGTATCCTAACATACTTAGATGCTGGAGTATTGGTCCCTATCCAATCCCCATGGAACACCCCAATTCTGCCTATCCTAAAATCAGACGGGTCTTTCAGACCAGTGCAAGATTTGCGCGTGGTTAATGAAAGGACAGTCACAATTCACCCATCTGTGTCTAATCCATATACTCTACTCAGTCTCATCCCACCTAATGCTACATGGTTTTCAGTGATTGATTTAAAGGATGCCTTCTTTACTATACCTATCCATCCTGTTAGCCAGCCATTGTTTGCTTTTGAATGGGAAAATCCGTATACTGGAACCAGGAGCCAATATACCTGGACAAGGTTACCTCAGGGGTTCAAAAATTCCCCAACTCTCTTCGGAACCGCGTTGGCCAAggatttacaatattttatccCCTTCCAACAAGGAGATTCGGTTTTACAATATGTGGATGATGTGCTGGTTACTGGACAGTCACGGGATGGTTGTTGGGAAAATACAAGACGTATGTTGTGTTTACTGTTAGATTGTGGATATCGGGCATCCAGAAGTAAGGCTCAGTTAGTCCAACAAAAAGTCCGCTATTTAGGCTATGATATAACGCAAGGGCAAAGAGCACTAGGCCCGGAGAGAAAGCAAGCGTTGCTTAATCTGGCAAGGCCAACCGATAGGAGACAATTGAGAGGTTTTCTAGGCTTGGCAGGTTTTTGTAGGATTTGGATTCCAAATTACGCCCTAATGGCAGCTCCACTGTATTCGTCTACCAAGGGAAGTAAAACGGACCCCTTTATTTGGACGAAGGAGCAGGATCAAGCCTTTGATGCAATCAAAGAAGCTCTGTTAAGAGCTCCAGCCTTAGCCCTGCCAAATCTGAGTAAGCCCTTCAATTTGTATGTAGATACACGTAAGAATGTTGCTTTAGGAGTATTGACTCAGCAGCTCGGCCAGTGGCAACAACCAGTTGCATATCTGTCAAAACAGCTAGATGCTGTGGCGCAAGGGTGGCCGCATTGTTTGAAAGCTTTGGCTGCCATTGCGGAATTGCTGCAAGATTGTAATAAGCTCACTTTTTCCTGTCCAATTAAGGTCCACACCCCACACTCTGTTCAAGCAATTCTTGATCAGAAGGGCCATTTGTGGATTAGTAACCAACGAATCATCAAATACCAGGCCATGATGATTGAAAACCCCCAGGTTCATCTAGTGGTATCTACCTCATTAAATCCTGCTACTCTCTTGCCTACAGAGACAGAGGTGGAACATGATTGTGTACAGGTATTGGAAACCGTGTACTCCACACGACCTGATTTAACTGACATACCTTTGCCTCAGGTGGATTATAACTGGTATACCGATGGGTCGAGTTACATCCACCAAGGAATGAGAGTTGCAGGCTATGCCATTGTTGATGATAAGGGGGTAATTGAAAGTGGGCCGTTAGGGGCCGGAAAAAGTGCACAGGTGGCAGAATTATGGGCCCTCATTCGGGCATTGGAACGAGCTGAAGGTGAACGCTTGAATGTATGGACAGATAGTAAATATGCCTTTTTGACTTTGCATGCTCATGGGGCGGTGTACAAGGAAAGGGGCTTTAGGGATTCAGCTGGCAAATATATACAACATAGCCATTTAATTCAGAGATTGATAGATGCAGTTCAAAAACCAAAAAGGGTGGCAGTTAtgcattgtagaggtcatcaaCGGGGTGATGATAGAATTGTTGTAGGGAACAGGACAGCAGACGCTGAAGCACGAGCTGCAGCATTGCGTCATGAGCCTCTACCAGACATGTATATTAATGTTGCCTTGGATTTAGGGGTTATACCAGTAGACATCCAACCCTCCTATTCTTTATCTGAATGTGAGAAGGCAGTCAACGATTTGATGGCGGTCATCGATAAAGGCTGGTATATTCTTCCGGATGGAAGAATATATGTGCCTTCTACAGTGGCATGGCAATTGGTTCGTTCCACTCATGAAACCACTCATATGGGGAAAACGGCTTTAGAATCTGCTCTTATGAGGGATTACTATATAGATGGGTTAGCAGGGATGGCAGTAAAAGTAGCATCTTCCTGTGAAACGTGTGCGAGAGTCAATCCTAGGCAAGGTCCTTCCCTTCCACCAGGAACTATACCTATTGCCTATTATCCTATGGACACAGTCATGATAGATTTTACTGATATGCCACGGAGTGGATTTTATAGGGCTATGTTAGTTATTGTGGATTTATATACGGGATGGCCAGAGGCGTTCCCTACTAGAACGAAAAAGGCTCAGGAAGTAGCAAAGGTTTTACTCAAGGAGATCATTCCTCGATTTGGCAACCCCTCCTTTATTTCATCAGACAATGGCCCGGAGTTTGTCCATCATATTAATCGGGCCATTGCACAAGCTATAGGGGTGAAATGGcgcttccattcttccttccaccCACAATCTGGTTCTCCAGTGGAAAGGATGAATAGAACTTTAAAGGAAAAGATAACCAAAATTTGTGCGGAAACACACTTAAAGTGGCCCGATGCTTTGCCCCTTGCATTGTATGCGATTAGGAGTGCTCCCAGACGACAACATAGACTCTCCCCATATGAGTTAATGTTTGGTCGGCCTCCAACGTTATTACGGCGTAATTTGGCTGGATGGCCTGATTTGGGGCATAAGGGGGGAGTTTGGGCCATGGAAATGGTGCAGGAACTAAATAAGCAGGTTGAAAAGCTGAGGGATTATGTGTTGGAGCAGACCCCTCCCAGGTTGGTAACTAAGTGTCATTCTTTTAAGCCAGGGGACCGGGTATGGGTAAAACATTGGAAAAAGGAACAATTAGaagggaggtggaagggaccttatgaGGTAATTATGACATCTCCACTTGCTGTTAAGATTGCGGAATCTAAAACCTGGATACATTGGACTCGTGTAAAGAAGGCCGCTGACAAACAATGGACCACACATCCCAGCGACCAACCGTTGAAGTTGAAATTGATTCGTCGATAA